A portion of the Hoylesella buccalis ATCC 35310 genome contains these proteins:
- a CDS encoding acyltransferase family protein, which produces MIMPIPHRISWIDSVRGFCMIAILYFHTEIYYTNTTIIPYSMYVVNALVMFFFISGFLFYKENNFHIKKKIKSIFRSLIKPYFIFTAIISIPKTMVHGENIEMINIIKQILLGHASWFIAALIIAEFIFSIILYVSKEKTSIIIVSSCILFCIGLSFNHTDLLIPWHAHIAALSVLFIASGYLYHRFNHLFCHYTNSFTFVLALVVLVICKIIENYYELNMIIYVLNIDNVFIFLIDTFLSIYIIIYLAKKLPQFHFIQYVGRHCIVFYFLCGGIPLLTSKVFNAISLGYSSNYLQLLPVFFCVLVITTFITWIIYKYIKIV; this is translated from the coding sequence ATGATAATGCCCATTCCGCATAGAATAAGCTGGATTGATAGTGTACGAGGATTTTGTATGATAGCAATTCTGTATTTTCATACTGAAATATATTATACTAACACCACCATCATTCCTTACAGTATGTATGTGGTAAACGCACTCGTTATGTTTTTCTTCATATCTGGATTTTTATTTTATAAAGAAAACAACTTTCATATTAAAAAGAAAATAAAGTCTATCTTTCGTTCACTCATCAAGCCTTATTTTATATTCACTGCTATCATTTCTATTCCAAAAACAATGGTTCATGGAGAAAATATAGAGATGATCAATATCATCAAACAAATTTTATTAGGTCATGCATCGTGGTTCATAGCTGCACTAATTATTGCCGAATTTATTTTTTCTATTATTTTATATGTTAGCAAAGAAAAAACAAGTATTATCATAGTTAGTAGCTGTATCTTGTTTTGCATAGGCTTATCGTTCAACCACACCGACTTATTAATACCCTGGCATGCACATATCGCTGCCTTATCTGTTTTGTTTATTGCATCAGGTTATCTGTATCATCGTTTTAATCATTTATTTTGTCACTATACCAACTCCTTTACTTTTGTATTGGCACTCGTTGTGTTAGTTATTTGCAAGATAATAGAAAACTACTATGAATTAAATATGATCATATATGTTTTGAATATAGATAATGTCTTTATATTTTTAATAGATACATTTCTATCTATTTACATCATTATTTATTTAGCAAAAAAATTGCCACAATTTCATTTTATACAATATGTAGGCAGGCACTGCATAGTATTTTATTTTTTATGTGGTGGCATACCACTACTGACAAGCAAAGTATTCAATGCCATTTCCTTAGGCTATTCTTCAAACTACCTTCAACTTTTACCTGTATTCTTTTGTGTACTTGTCATTACAACTTTTATAACTTGGATTATATATAAGTACATCAAAATAGTCTAG
- a CDS encoding two-component regulator propeller domain-containing protein has protein sequence MKTTIVSILLLIMGCLQGLSQIGSWKVYPSYHDITDVQPAGNIVYVLASGGLFCYDKDDNSIQTFDKKTGLNDVEISHIAYSSAAKRLIIVYKNNNIDLLDSKGNVTNIADYYKKSLTEDKTIHSIYVNGSYAYLSTGFGIVKLNVSDAEISDTYFLGFRVDWTLIQQNKIIAASMTHGKYAADLSSNLLDKKNWKRIGNYTENNKEVDKELWNKMESMRPEGPKYNHFYFLKFINNRLYTAGGGFESEGVSLSHPGIIQVLEDGQWHIYQDDIQKTTGYSYSEINCLAIDPKDANHVFAGGRTGLYEFQNGKLTKYYNKDNSILMPAVDKGKELDNEYVLINGLLFDEERHLWILNNQTKGQSIIELLPDGTMKSHHQPSLMRNGVSPSLLYHPMFDSRGLLWFGNGNYKFPALFCYDRKTETLHTITNFINQDGNSLKTTAVKYIAEDMENNLWIGTNTGVLLLEASKINQLPDVTFTQIKIPRNDGTNLADYLLAGVDITCIAVDKSNRKWFGTGSNGVYLISADNNQQIHHFTIANSVLPSNHIESIAINNQTGEVFFGTDKGLCSFQSDATEAVESMNKDVTYAYPNPVEPSYNGPITVVGLSYQADIKIVTVNGTLVTKGKSNGGTFVWDGNDMNGNPVASGIYMVQTADQTGNKGTVCKIAIVR, from the coding sequence ATGAAAACAACGATAGTATCTATCCTTTTACTCATCATGGGTTGCTTGCAAGGCTTGTCCCAAATAGGTTCTTGGAAAGTATATCCTTCCTATCACGACATAACGGACGTGCAACCGGCAGGTAACATCGTATATGTGTTGGCATCGGGTGGATTGTTTTGCTATGATAAGGATGACAACAGCATACAAACTTTTGATAAGAAAACAGGCTTGAATGATGTTGAAATCAGCCACATCGCTTATAGTTCTGCGGCAAAAAGATTGATCATTGTCTACAAAAACAACAACATTGACTTACTAGATAGTAAGGGAAATGTAACCAATATCGCTGACTATTATAAAAAATCGCTGACAGAAGACAAAACCATTCACAGCATTTATGTCAATGGAAGCTATGCTTATTTGTCCACAGGATTTGGTATTGTCAAGCTAAATGTGAGTGATGCCGAGATTAGTGATACTTATTTTCTGGGCTTTCGCGTAGATTGGACACTTATACAGCAAAACAAAATCATTGCAGCATCAATGACCCATGGAAAATATGCTGCTGATTTGTCTTCTAATTTACTTGACAAAAAGAATTGGAAAAGAATAGGAAACTATACTGAAAACAACAAAGAAGTAGACAAAGAACTATGGAATAAAATGGAAAGCATGCGTCCGGAAGGTCCAAAATACAACCATTTTTATTTCCTAAAGTTTATCAATAACCGCCTTTACACTGCGGGAGGAGGCTTTGAATCGGAAGGTGTTAGCCTCTCACATCCAGGCATTATCCAAGTACTTGAGGATGGTCAATGGCACATCTATCAAGATGATATCCAAAAAACAACAGGTTATTCATATTCAGAAATCAACTGTTTGGCTATCGACCCTAAAGATGCAAACCATGTATTTGCAGGAGGTAGAACCGGACTTTACGAATTTCAAAACGGAAAACTCACCAAATACTACAATAAAGACAACAGTATTCTGATGCCAGCAGTTGATAAAGGAAAAGAACTGGATAATGAATATGTTCTCATCAACGGTCTGCTGTTCGATGAAGAGCGCCATCTTTGGATATTAAACAACCAAACCAAGGGACAAAGCATCATCGAATTACTGCCAGATGGAACCATGAAATCACACCATCAACCATCGCTGATGAGAAATGGAGTGAGCCCCAGTTTACTCTATCATCCCATGTTTGACAGTCGAGGTTTATTATGGTTCGGCAACGGGAACTACAAGTTTCCGGCACTGTTTTGTTATGATAGGAAGACTGAAACGCTGCACACGATAACCAATTTCATCAACCAAGATGGAAACAGTCTAAAAACAACAGCTGTAAAATATATCGCTGAAGATATGGAGAACAATCTTTGGATTGGTACAAATACAGGAGTATTGCTGCTTGAAGCCTCAAAGATCAATCAACTTCCCGATGTTACTTTCACACAAATAAAGATTCCTCGCAACGACGGAACTAACTTAGCCGACTATTTATTGGCAGGAGTAGACATCACCTGCATTGCAGTTGACAAGAGTAACCGCAAATGGTTTGGTACAGGAAGTAATGGAGTATATCTCATCAGTGCTGATAACAACCAGCAAATTCATCATTTTACCATAGCAAACAGCGTATTACCTTCTAACCATATAGAAAGCATTGCCATCAATAATCAAACAGGAGAAGTGTTTTTTGGGACAGACAAAGGACTTTGTTCTTTCCAAAGTGACGCTACCGAGGCTGTGGAATCGATGAACAAAGACGTTACTTATGCATACCCAAATCCGGTAGAACCCTCTTACAATGGCCCTATAACGGTTGTTGGACTCAGTTATCAAGCCGACATCAAAATAGTAACTGTCAATGGCACCTTAGTGACTAAAGGCAAAAGTAATGGCGGAACTTTCGTGTGGGATGGCAATGATATGAACGGAAACCCGGTGGCATCGGGCATCTATATGGTACAAACTGCCGACCAAACAGGAAACAAAGGAACTGTATGCAAAATCGCTATCGTCAGATAA
- the rd gene encoding rubredoxin, translating to MKKYVCETCGYVYDPAEGDPDGGIAPGTAFEDLPDDWVCPLCGVGKEDFTPQAE from the coding sequence ATGAAAAAGTATGTATGTGAAACTTGCGGTTATGTTTATGACCCAGCAGAAGGCGATCCTGATGGAGGCATCGCTCCCGGAACAGCATTTGAAGATCTCCCAGATGATTGGGTATGCCCATTATGCGGTGTAGGAAAAGAAGATTTCACTCCTCAAGCTGAATAA
- a CDS encoding acyl carrier protein, with amino-acid sequence MSEIESKVKAIIVDKLGVDEAEVKPEASFTNDLGADSLDTVELIMEFEKEFGISIPDDKAEKIATVGDAISYIEENAK; translated from the coding sequence ATGTCAGAAATTGAAAGCAAAGTAAAGGCTATTATCGTAGATAAGTTGGGTGTTGATGAGGCAGAAGTAAAGCCAGAAGCAAGTTTCACCAATGATCTGGGTGCCGATTCATTGGACACTGTAGAGCTGATCATGGAATTCGAGAAAGAATTCGGCATCTCTATTCCAGACGATAAAGCTGAGAAGATTGCAACGGTAGGTGATGCCATTTCTTATATAGAAGAAAATGCAAAATAA
- a CDS encoding DUF4254 domain-containing protein has product MSFSEQCNKIFQRAIDDYHVHDDIDTPINNPYDEGTIENRLYLKCWIDTVQWHFEDIIRDPHIDPMEALALKRRIDRSNQDRTDLVEQIDSYFRQKYSEVKVLPDARINTESPAWAIDRLSILALKIYHMREQVERQDASKEHKDTCTAKLNVLLEQQKDLGTAIDQLLEDIQEGRKYMKVYRQMKMYNDPSTNPVLYKK; this is encoded by the coding sequence ATGTCATTTAGTGAACAATGTAACAAAATCTTTCAACGAGCTATTGATGATTATCACGTCCATGATGATATTGACACACCAATCAATAATCCCTACGACGAAGGAACCATCGAAAACCGGTTGTATCTGAAGTGCTGGATTGACACTGTTCAATGGCATTTTGAAGATATCATCAGAGACCCGCACATTGATCCAATGGAAGCGTTGGCCTTGAAGCGCCGCATTGACCGATCGAATCAAGACCGTACTGATCTTGTTGAACAGATAGACAGCTATTTCAGGCAGAAATACAGTGAGGTGAAAGTGCTGCCCGACGCACGCATCAACACCGAAAGTCCGGCATGGGCAATAGATAGACTGTCCATACTGGCACTGAAGATTTATCACATGCGCGAGCAAGTCGAACGACAAGATGCTTCAAAAGAGCACAAAGATACATGTACGGCCAAGCTAAATGTCCTGCTGGAACAACAAAAAGACTTGGGAACAGCCATTGATCAGCTGCTGGAAGACATCCAAGAGGGACGAAAATACATGAAAGTGTACCGACAAATGAAGATGTACAATGATCCGTCGACCAACCCGGTTCTCTACAAAAAATAA
- the fabF gene encoding beta-ketoacyl-ACP synthase II codes for MELKRVVVTGLGAVTPIGNTPEETWKSMLAGKSGAAPITLFDTSNFKTQFACEVKDLNINDYIDRKAVRKLDRYTQLAMISAMQGVKDAGLDLEKEDKNRIGVIYGVGIGGIKTFEEEVSYYALNKENGPKFSPFFIPKMIADIASGQISIHFGFHGPNYTTTSACASSSTALSDAFNLIRLGKANIIVSGGAEAAITASGVGGFNAMHALSTRNDDPEHASRPFSASRDGFVMGEGAGCLILEELEHAKARGAKIYAEMIGEGASGDAYHITASHPEGLGAKLVMTAALEDAGLKPEDVDYINVHGTSTPVGDISEVKAIKDVFGDHAYKLNISSTKSMTGHLLGAAGTVEAMACVLAVRDGIIPPTINHEEDDKDPEIDYELNYTFNQAQKREVRVALSNTFGFGGHNACVVFKKYAE; via the coding sequence ATGGAATTAAAAAGAGTAGTAGTAACAGGACTTGGTGCCGTGACACCTATTGGCAATACGCCTGAAGAAACATGGAAAAGCATGTTGGCAGGTAAGAGTGGTGCTGCTCCTATTACATTATTTGATACTTCCAACTTCAAGACACAGTTTGCTTGTGAGGTAAAAGACCTGAACATCAACGACTATATTGATAGAAAGGCCGTACGCAAGCTGGATCGCTACACGCAGTTGGCCATGATTTCGGCCATGCAGGGTGTAAAAGATGCTGGACTTGACTTGGAAAAAGAAGACAAAAACCGTATCGGTGTTATCTATGGTGTGGGTATCGGGGGTATTAAAACCTTCGAAGAAGAGGTTTCGTATTATGCCTTGAATAAGGAAAACGGACCTAAATTCAGCCCATTCTTCATTCCTAAGATGATTGCCGACATCGCTTCCGGACAGATTTCCATTCACTTTGGATTTCATGGTCCCAACTATACCACAACCAGTGCGTGTGCTTCTTCGAGCACAGCCTTGTCAGATGCATTCAATCTCATTCGTTTGGGCAAGGCGAACATCATCGTTTCAGGTGGTGCCGAGGCAGCCATTACGGCCAGTGGTGTGGGTGGATTCAATGCCATGCATGCGTTGTCAACCCGTAATGACGACCCTGAACATGCTTCACGGCCGTTCAGCGCCAGTCGTGACGGTTTCGTCATGGGCGAGGGAGCAGGTTGTTTGATTCTTGAAGAGTTGGAACATGCCAAGGCGCGCGGTGCCAAAATCTATGCCGAAATGATTGGTGAAGGTGCCAGTGGCGACGCTTATCACATCACGGCCAGCCACCCGGAAGGTCTTGGTGCTAAGCTGGTGATGACCGCAGCATTAGAAGATGCCGGTCTGAAGCCAGAAGATGTTGATTACATCAATGTGCATGGTACTTCTACACCTGTTGGAGATATCTCTGAGGTTAAAGCCATCAAGGATGTGTTTGGTGACCATGCCTACAAGTTGAATATCAGTTCTACCAAGAGTATGACCGGCCACTTGCTGGGTGCAGCAGGTACTGTAGAGGCTATGGCCTGTGTGTTGGCCGTTCGGGACGGCATCATTCCTCCCACTATCAATCATGAGGAGGATGACAAAGACCCTGAAATTGATTACGAACTGAACTATACGTTCAACCAAGCTCAGAAGCGTGAGGTGCGTGTAGCATTGAGTAATACGTTCGGGTTTGGTGGACATAACGCTTGCGTAGTATTCAAGAAATATGCTGAGTAA
- the rnc gene encoding ribonuclease III: protein MLSNILDRIKLPFRRERELYSSLCRIIGFYPHDISYYKLALMHKSVMRRNAKGKPVNNERLEFLGDAILDATVGHIVYEHFPGKREGFLTNTRSKLVQRSTLNKLANEMGICKLILSSGRNASHNSYMGGNAFEALVGAIYLDRGYDACMRFMKDRILKEMLNIDKVAYKEVNFKSKLIEWSQKNKVKINFKLLNQGQDKNGNPVFKYAAELEGIEGCSGEGFSKKESQQLASKLTLEQLKRKPQFIDEVFAAKTNRTKMEEEPVVIVPDTHPQDDFIVVKSEDLPVQKHESPFQEEVFTDSQEEVLEESPVISNLVDEIDELHLDDISAQRMSDEEIIAKAEEEAFSNE, encoded by the coding sequence ATGCTGAGTAATATTCTCGATCGGATAAAGCTCCCCTTCCGTCGTGAAAGGGAGCTTTATTCGTCTTTATGCCGTATCATCGGTTTCTATCCACACGATATCAGTTATTACAAATTGGCCTTGATGCATAAGAGCGTCATGCGTCGCAATGCCAAGGGCAAACCCGTGAATAACGAGCGTTTGGAGTTTCTCGGTGATGCCATTCTCGATGCTACCGTAGGGCATATCGTGTACGAGCATTTTCCCGGTAAGCGTGAGGGATTTCTCACCAACACACGCAGTAAGCTGGTTCAACGCAGTACTTTGAACAAGTTGGCCAATGAGATGGGCATTTGCAAGCTTATCCTTAGTAGCGGACGCAACGCCTCGCATAACAGTTATATGGGCGGAAATGCGTTCGAAGCGCTTGTGGGTGCCATCTATCTGGATCGTGGTTACGATGCTTGTATGCGCTTCATGAAAGACCGTATCTTGAAGGAAATGCTCAACATTGATAAGGTGGCTTACAAGGAAGTGAATTTCAAGAGTAAGCTGATTGAATGGAGCCAGAAAAACAAAGTGAAGATTAACTTCAAGCTGTTGAATCAAGGGCAGGATAAAAACGGTAACCCGGTCTTTAAGTATGCAGCCGAATTGGAAGGAATTGAGGGGTGTTCTGGTGAGGGATTCAGCAAGAAAGAGAGTCAACAGCTGGCCAGTAAGCTTACGTTGGAACAACTGAAACGCAAGCCGCAGTTCATCGATGAGGTGTTTGCCGCCAAGACCAACCGCACCAAGATGGAAGAAGAGCCGGTTGTTATCGTGCCGGATACGCATCCACAGGATGATTTCATCGTGGTGAAGAGTGAAGACCTACCGGTACAAAAGCACGAATCACCCTTCCAGGAAGAGGTCTTTACCGATTCTCAAGAAGAGGTTCTTGAAGAGTCGCCTGTTATCTCCAACTTGGTAGATGAGATTGATGAGCTGCATTTAGACGATATCAGCGCCCAAAGAATGAGCGATGAGGAAATCATTGCCAAGGCCGAAGAAGAAGCCTTTTCGAATGAATAG
- a CDS encoding glycosyltransferase family 39 protein, whose translation MQNRYRQISLLFLAFLLLVLFLFGYTPTNDGDGYIEYARMCIDYEEPYPCASTINGQPFIWNIGQINLVALSLYLFHSVYPILVLMCFLKAASAYLIARIAQKTCNDQIGLIALLLYVCYPNNWGQSTTILSEIPSITLLLGAVFIILHTSRVRNLFIAGMLMAVANWFRPISLVFMGTFLLYFLFFKNKQWLRSFSSLLAGYALFILVVGTTCWLRTGYFLYQSETLWFNMAAATYETSVEPHYNAEAYPKGTIRYIDHMKDKTAIECNQIWKQRCLEWLKDNKANYLSKIPGRLVYMYMNDMDNIPAFMHDKSKVQNNYVTLPYRTLLYNLQNLSSIQWAGLLNMIYYAFLLMTFAFSLHVLQSEKKYDTLFLLCCIVIGGSLALVLAVHGETRFKAPFMPFIFMGAAVSIYEFIHKRRVF comes from the coding sequence ATGCAAAATCGCTATCGTCAGATAAGTCTGCTCTTTCTGGCTTTCCTATTGTTGGTGCTCTTCCTATTTGGCTATACACCCACAAACGATGGAGATGGCTATATTGAATACGCCAGGATGTGCATCGACTACGAAGAACCCTATCCTTGTGCGTCTACCATCAATGGACAACCCTTTATTTGGAACATTGGACAGATTAATTTAGTGGCTCTCTCGCTGTATCTATTCCATTCTGTATATCCCATCTTAGTGTTGATGTGCTTCCTCAAAGCCGCTTCAGCCTACTTAATAGCACGCATAGCACAAAAAACATGCAACGACCAGATAGGACTCATTGCCCTACTATTATATGTGTGCTATCCCAATAATTGGGGACAAAGCACGACAATACTCTCCGAAATACCATCCATCACACTCTTGTTAGGGGCGGTTTTCATCATTCTACACACCTCCCGTGTGCGAAATCTCTTCATAGCAGGCATGTTAATGGCTGTAGCCAATTGGTTTCGTCCCATCAGTTTGGTATTTATGGGTACGTTTCTTCTCTATTTTCTATTCTTTAAAAACAAACAATGGTTACGTTCTTTCAGTTCCCTGCTGGCTGGATATGCCTTGTTCATCCTCGTAGTTGGCACCACTTGCTGGCTGCGTACGGGCTATTTCTTGTACCAAAGTGAAACTTTGTGGTTCAACATGGCGGCAGCAACATATGAAACCAGCGTAGAACCTCATTACAATGCCGAGGCTTATCCCAAAGGAACCATCAGGTATATTGACCACATGAAGGATAAAACGGCGATAGAATGCAACCAAATATGGAAACAAAGATGTTTGGAATGGCTCAAGGATAACAAAGCAAACTATTTGAGTAAAATACCTGGAAGATTGGTTTACATGTACATGAACGACATGGATAACATACCTGCTTTTATGCATGATAAATCAAAAGTCCAAAACAATTACGTCACACTTCCCTATCGAACGCTACTATACAACCTTCAAAATCTATCCTCCATACAGTGGGCTGGACTGCTCAACATGATTTATTACGCATTCCTCCTAATGACCTTTGCCTTTTCCCTCCACGTTTTACAATCAGAAAAAAAGTACGACACCTTATTTCTTTTATGTTGTATCGTCATAGGAGGTTCATTAGCTTTGGTCTTGGCAGTACACGGAGAAACTCGATTTAAGGCTCCTTTCATGCCTTTTATCTTCATGGGTGCGGCGGTTAGCATCTATGAATTCATTCACAAGCGACGAGTTTTCTAA
- a CDS encoding glycosyltransferase family 9 protein, whose protein sequence is MKTEHLLIIRFSAMGDVAMTVPVVYSLAKQYPNIRISVLSRPFAANFFDKLAPNVDFMSADLNNEYKNLRGLNKLYRRLTAKRFTAIADFHDNLRSKYLRTRFSLDRFKVAHIDKHRADRRRLTAKGNKVLTPLQTSFQNYADVLAKLGYPIEIDFTSIFPRQDGTMPDLPNGIEAKNKEERWIGIAPFAAHKGKVYPLEKMEKTIEMIQTKYENTRIFLFGGRKEEKEQLSLWAKKYERCVSVPTLLNTLQEELLLMYHLDVMISMDSANMHLASLVNTPVISIWGATHPFAGFMGWNQSADLAVQTDLTCRPCSIYGNKPCWRNDYACLNEIKPEQIINKLDEVIHNNRN, encoded by the coding sequence ATGAAGACCGAACATCTGCTCATCATACGGTTCTCGGCTATGGGTGACGTAGCCATGACGGTTCCGGTAGTGTACTCGTTGGCAAAACAATATCCCAACATTCGCATCAGCGTGTTGAGCCGACCCTTTGCAGCGAATTTCTTTGACAAATTGGCACCAAACGTGGATTTCATGTCTGCCGACCTGAACAATGAATATAAGAATCTGCGCGGACTGAATAAACTTTACCGCAGACTGACGGCCAAACGATTCACCGCCATAGCTGATTTTCATGACAACCTGCGCTCGAAATATCTACGCACCAGATTTTCGTTAGACAGGTTCAAAGTGGCTCATATTGACAAGCATCGGGCCGACAGACGTAGGCTAACCGCTAAAGGGAATAAGGTATTGACGCCGCTACAAACGTCTTTCCAAAACTATGCGGATGTATTAGCAAAATTAGGTTACCCTATTGAGATAGATTTTACATCCATCTTTCCACGTCAAGACGGTACCATGCCTGACTTACCAAATGGTATCGAAGCGAAAAACAAGGAAGAACGGTGGATTGGCATAGCGCCTTTTGCGGCACACAAGGGTAAAGTTTATCCATTGGAAAAAATGGAAAAAACAATTGAGATGATACAAACCAAGTACGAAAATACACGAATTTTCCTATTTGGGGGCAGAAAAGAAGAAAAGGAGCAGCTATCTTTGTGGGCAAAAAAATATGAAAGATGTGTCAGTGTACCAACGCTATTAAACACGTTGCAGGAAGAACTGCTTTTGATGTACCACTTGGATGTGATGATTAGTATGGACAGTGCCAACATGCATCTGGCATCATTGGTTAACACACCCGTCATCAGCATTTGGGGTGCCACACATCCCTTTGCGGGATTTATGGGGTGGAATCAAAGCGCAGACCTTGCAGTTCAGACCGACTTAACGTGTCGCCCGTGTTCCATTTATGGCAATAAACCGTGCTGGAGGAATGACTATGCTTGCTTAAATGAAATAAAACCAGAACAAATCATCAATAAACTTGATGAAGTTATACATAATAACAGAAACTAA